From the genome of Poecilia reticulata strain Guanapo linkage group LG22, Guppy_female_1.0+MT, whole genome shotgun sequence:
aagcagaaaaaagccaaaaactcTTTCAAGCTTGAGTGAACTTCACAGATGCACACACAGACCAGCCGAAGGCAGACctaggaaaaaaatgtcttttttttttgtcagacaaaGACAAATGTTTGGAGAATGTTTGGAGGAGGGAATGTAATCCCCCAAACCAAAGACTTAAAAACAGAACTAATTCTCAAACATGACATTGGCAGCATCATAATGTGGGATCATTTGCTTCCAGTGGTGACTGTGTTTTAAACAAAGGGGATGGAATAATTAGTACAGAGAAATGCAACCAAATCCTTCACATTAACCTAAAATCGGCAGGAAAACGTTTGAAACTTGGACAGTAATTCACTTCTACACCAATTTCTCGATTTTAGGTTGCAACTATCACCTGATATCAATGCCAACGAAAGGGTATTTGTAAACATCTCAGCAGATCTTGGCTCCTCTGTCCCCTCCGCAGGTGGTGAACCTCCAGTACAGCGAAGTGCAGGACAGAGTGATGCTCACTGGCAGGCACATGGTGCGGGACGTCAGCTGCAAGAACTGCAACAGCAAGCTGGGCTGGATCTACGAGTTTGCCACCGAGGACAGCCAGCGGTACAAAGAGGGCCGCGTCATCCTGGAGAGGGCGCTGGTGAGGGAGAGCGAAGGCTTCGAGGAGCACGTCCCCTCGGACAACTCCT
Proteins encoded in this window:
- the LOC103458748 gene encoding protein yippee-like 5 isoform X1; this encodes MSERLFAANLIHVELIRNIELSLRKMKMGRIFLDHIGGTRLFSCANCDTILTNRSELISTRFTGATGRAFLFNKVVNLQYSEVQDRVMLTGRHMVRDVSCKNCNSKLGWIYEFATEDSQRYKEGRVILERALVRESEGFEEHVPSDNS
- the LOC103458748 gene encoding protein yippee-like 5 isoform X2, coding for MGRIFLDHIGGTRLFSCANCDTILTNRSELISTRFTGATGRAFLFNKVVNLQYSEVQDRVMLTGRHMVRDVSCKNCNSKLGWIYEFATEDSQRYKEGRVILERALVRESEGFEEHVPSDNS